Proteins encoded within one genomic window of Humulus lupulus chromosome 1, drHumLupu1.1, whole genome shotgun sequence:
- the LOC133788675 gene encoding probable magnesium transporter NIPA6, producing MGESENSKGLILAVASSVFIGTSFILKKKGLKRAGSNGTRAGVGGYTYLLEPLWWAGMVTMIIGEVANFVAYVYAPAVLVTPLGALSIIISAILAHFLLREQLQKMGVLGCVSCIVGSVVIVIHAPQEHTPHSVQEIWNLATQPAFLVYVAATLSLVFGLIVHFEPRCGQTNILIYLGICSLMGSLTVVSIKAIGIAIKLTLDGVSQLAYPQTWFFITVAVICVITQLNYLNKALDTFNTAIVSPVYYVMFTTLTIIASAIMFKDWAGQDVSSIASEICGFITVLSGTIILHATREQEPAPTQGNVHWYISGDSRNLEEEHLITLRDSDYLEH from the exons ATGGGGGAATCGGAGAATTCGAAAGGGTTGATATTAGCAGTGGCATCAAGCGTTTTTATTGGCACCAGTTTCATCTTGAAGAAGAAGGGTCTCAAACGAGCTGGTTCTAATGGCACTCGTGCTG GGGTTGGTGGTTATACTTACTTATTAGAGCCTCTATGGTGGGCGGGCATGGTGACAA TGATTATTGGTGAGGTTGCCAATTTTGTGGCTTATGTATATGCACCTGCAGTTCTTGTGACCCCACTTGGTGCACTGAGTATAATAATCAG TGCTATTTTGGCTCACTTCTTGTTGAGGGAACAGCTGCAGAAAATGGGTGTTCTGGGGTGTGTGTCTTGTATTGTTGGATCAGTCGTAATTGTTATTCATGCACCTCAGGAGCATACTCCACATTCTGTTCAAGAAATATGGAATCTAGCAACTCAACCTG CGTTCCTGGTTTATGTTGCGGCTACACTTTCTCTTGTGTTTGGTTTGATTGTACACTTTGAGCCTCGCTGTGGACAAACAAACATACTAATCTACTTGGGAATATGTTCTTTAATGGGCTCTCTTACG GTTGTAAGCATAAAGGCCATAGGAATTGCTATAAAGCTTACCCTCGATGGGGTAAGCCAATTAGCTTACCCCCAAACTTGGTTTTTTATAACTGTTGCAGTAATCTGTGTAATTACACAGTTAAATTACCTGAACAAG GCGTTAGATACATTCAACACAGCAATTGTTTCTCCTGTTTATTATGTCATGTTCACAACTCTGACGATCATTGCAAGTGCAATAATGTTCAAG GATTGGGCTGGTCAGGATGTGAGTAGCATAGCCTCTGAGATATGTGGATTTATCACTGTGCTGTCGGGAACAATCATACTTCATGCAACCAGAGAGCAGGAACCTGCTCCTACACAAG GAAATGTACATTGGTATATCTCTGGAGATTCAAGGAACCTTGAAGAGGAGCATTTAATAACCTTACGCGATTCGGACTATCTGGAGCActag